ACTGACCGATGCCACCGGCCCCGGTTCCACTCATAGCGTTGACGTGAAAGCCAGACTCAACATTGATCAAAGCATAAACGGCACGGATATCCAGCTTTTGCATTTCTTCGCTTTCACCTGGAGCAATAAAGTCCTTCATACATGAACTAACAACATCAAAACTGTTGTTCACAAGTTTAAAATAGTTTTCAGAGATACAAGGGCGGAATGTTTGCGAAAGGGTGCCCGCTGCTGAACATTGGCGGAAAGATTTGCTGCTAGCGGAAAACTTCGCCTCCATTGACATGCGCATGCAAGTCGGCTTGATGATCGAATTTGCACGAACCGGAGATCGGGTCAGGGTCGAAAGCAAAGAACTCCCTTGGGTTGTTTGTTGGAGCTCTTTTTCCAAATAGTCATTCTGACGGTTGCACTGATTGTAACGCAGGTTTGTGACTTGCTGTTCGCAATCGGGACAATTTCGATTGGCCACGTTGTTCACATTGCCCATAATGTTTTGCACGTTTTTCGCCTTATCGATTTGATCCAGAGCGTGCTCAATAATCGGAGCTGCTGGTTCATCAATATTGAAAGGCACGGACAGGCCTTTTTCGCTCGAAGCCAGATCGGATGTTGAAAAAACAGGGGATCCTAGACTCCAACCTGCGGTGAAACACAGGTTCAACAGCAACAATTTATATAATAGTGGCGTGCCAGTTTTCATCAGCAGGTCTCCTTAGGGTTGTACCCAGCAAGAGCTCTGCCAAGCAGGCGCCAGTGATTTCAACAAATTACACTCTTTGTACGTGTCTCAATTTGAGACTCTGTAAGAACGATGCCCAAACGGTCATGACTCCGTCCAAGGCTTAGACACTTGCACAACGGGCTCATCGCATCTCGCCGATGGTCCAGTTAGGAAACCGAAGAAAGTTTCCGAAGAAGCAGGAATGGGGGAATTCCTAATGAAAAAGTGCTTACTTCTCGGCTCTGCATTTCTGACGCTGACAGCCTGTCAGAGTCCCTTTTTTAAATCGAACGACATCGCTTCCTATAGACGTCCCGCGAACACAGAAGAACTTCTGAGCGGAAGTCAAAAGGTGTTGAGCGATTTAAACAATCCACAAATTTTCAATCCGAAAACCTGTGCGACTTTTGTGAATCAGGTGACGGACTATCTTTTCTATCTTCCGTCTGACCATTTCGTTCCGAAAACGCCTGCGGAAGTGGAACAATTGAAAGCCCGCGGCAGTGAAGCCATGGATACCATTTTCCAGATCCGGGTTGTGCTGCACGATAAGCTGCAACAGTTTGATTCTCGGAATGAGCTTTCCAAAGAATGTATTACGGAGATCCGCGAAGGCTTTCAGTACGCTCGCTTCGCAGAAGAGTATCTTTTAGAGTGGTTGCATAACCAAAAAGTTTTTAAGTTTGAAAAAACACCGATCTTGGTGAATTCAAAACCCAGCACATGGACTAATCCACGCTTCGCAGACTTTAAATTGAAAAGTGGGGATGTAATGCTCATCCGTGGTAAGTCGCATGTTTCGGCAATGATCGCGCGCATCGGCGATGAGGAAGGCAATTTTTCTCACTTGGCTTTGGTGGGCGAAGATAAAAACGGCAAACTTTTCGTCGTGGAATCTTTGATTCAATATGGCGTTATTGTAACGCCTTTGGAGCAGTGGAGAAAAGCGGAAGACGCCCGTGTGGCGTTGTACCGACAACCTGACGAAGCCTTAGGTAAAGCAGCCGCGCGAAAAATGTACGATATTGCCAAAGAGGCCTTAGACAAGAAAAAAGGTATTCGCTATGACTTCGCGATGGATGATGATGACTATTCTTCCATTTTTTGTTCCGAAGTGATCCGGATGGCATATGACAGAGCCTCTAATGGTCAGTTCATGGTGCCCAAGTATCGCAGTGGCGCCACGAAGTTTAAAAACACCGACTACCTAAAGAATATGGGTGTGGCAAAAACGTCTTTGTTTGCGCCTTACGATATTGAAGTGGACCCGCGTTTTGATTTCGTTGCGGAATATCGCTGGTATCCTCTGCTTCGACAAGTTCGTGCGCAGGATGCGGTTCTTCAGAGCGTCTACGATTGGATGATTGACAAGGGTTATGAGTATCACTGGGCGCCTCAACACTCCGTGAAGTCCTATTTTGCCAAATTCGTACGCCAATTTGGTGTGGCGGCAGATACTCTTCCTAAATACATGCCGTTGGGAAGTATTAAAACCAACGTGCAATTTGAAGCAGTCGCAAAAACACTGGAAAAGAATTTGTATGCCAAAGAGGCTGAGTTCTATAAGAAAAATGGATATCTTCCGTCATTCCAGGACATGATGGCGATGAATGAAGAATATCGTTATCAGGATTGCATGAAGGAGAAAGCCTTCAAAGAGTCCGGCAGATTCCCTAATGACAGGGATATTGGGGCTTCTGTGGACTCCTCAAATTTTCATTTCTTTTTCTACAATAAGTCGAAGGACTGTAAATAAAAAAAAGGGAGCGTAAGCTCCCTTTTTCATTTCTGAAGAATCACTTTTAGACAGATCTCAAACATACTTGCCATTGCTTCATTCCCATTTGGAATTCCAGCTTGGCAATTTCCATCTCACGTTTGATCTCGGCCAGTTTCAGATCATAAGCCTCTTTCAGTTCCTCGCGTTTACGAGCGGCGTCGACCTTAAATTGTTCGTAGTCTTCACGAAGCTTTTTCATCTTGTTCTGCGCTTCCAGAATTTTTTCTCTCATCGCCTGCAGTTTGTCTTCCGCAAAACCATGTTGGGTCAGCTCAGCGGCTTCCGCTTGTAAGCGAGCCTTCAAGATTTCAGCGTTGGAAATCTGACGCAACTTAGTCGCAAGACCCATGAAGTTCAGGGACTTGATCACCCATTTAGTAGGGTCCCACTGGTACCACTTGATGCCATTTCGATAATCGATTTGAAACTTGTGATGGAAGTTATGGTAGCCCTCACCGTGGGTCAGAATCGCAACAAACCAAGAGTCCCGAGCGGAAATCTCTTTCGAATACGTCTGTTTACCTAGAGTGTGGCACAGGGAATTGACGAAGAAGGTACTTTGCTGAGTCAAAGCAATGCGTAGGCCGCCAGCGATAACAAAACCACCTAAAGCCGATCCCATCGCCCAGCCAATCAGCGTAGGTACTGCAAAGCCCATGAAGATCGCTAATGGCACATAATATTTATGTTGAAATTGGACCATCCAGTCTTTTTCCAGATCCGGGGCGTGAATCTTTTGATCAACAGAATCTTTGAAAAATAGCCAGCCCATGTGGGCATACCAAAAACCATTGTTGATATTGTAAGGATCTTTTTCTCCATCAATATGCGTGTGATGACGGCGATGATCCGAAGACCATTTCAAAGCAGAACCTTGAAAGCCGGACGCGCCCACCAAAAGAAATAGAGCTTTTGCAACGGGATGCGCATCATAACTTTTGTGTGAAAACAAACGATGATAGCCCGCCGTAATACTTAGATTTGTCGCGGCAGCGAAGATCAAAGCAAATAAAAGAATATCTAACTGAAAGCCATAAAAATAAAAATAAATTGGCGTAAGAATCAACGTGGCCAGAGGATTCAATACCAGGAATAAAGCTACTGGCCATTCAATACGTTTTTTTGTCATGAGCACCTCACAGATACAAGTCTAACAGAGGTGTGTAGATTTCGACACTTAAATAGAAAAGCCAAGGATAATTTTAGCGTAAGTTCCACTCATATTAATATCTTGCGTGGCTGCGTTACCCGTTGCATCGGTGGCACCGTCCCAGCGAAAATCAAGGTAGCCTACTTCAGCTCCGACGACAAAGCCTGTCAGCTTAACGCCGCCCTCTAGGCCAAGGCTGTATGATTTGACGGAATCACTAGAAAAATCTGCTTTTAAGACGCCACCTTCTTCTGTCTTGAGACGAGTCGAGTGTGACAGTCCCCAAGAAAAAATGGGGCCCAAAAAGAACAAATTATCAATGGGGCGCCAATTAAATAGCAGCGCGGTTCTTGTGTAATCCATTTTATATTCAGCGGCACCGTTGGCTGTGAAACTCAAATTTTCATAGCGCAATCCTATGCCGGGAATAAGCGGAAAAGGAAGCGTCAAAACGCCATCAACGCCAAGACCATAAGAGGCCGTCACCGAAGGAGCTGCCGAGCCACAAGAGGGACAAAGAGGGTCGAGCGCAGGATTGTTGGCAAGGAGTCCGTAGGTCACACGAGTTTCAAAAAGTGCCTGGGCCGAAAGAGACGTAAACAGACCCAACACAAACAATAAAAATGCGGACGCCAACTTATTCCATTTCATAAACGCTCTCCTGAAACTATCGATTTCATAAGTTTACTTGGTGCCGACGGGTAGACTCAAATTCCTGGTGAAAATAAGACCTTCGTCGCACTCTCTTTTATGAGGGAATCTGATAAATTTGGAGGATGTTTATCGACGTTGTACGACCGGAAGCTTGGGAAGAACTAAATGATCAAGTCAAAACGGCCTTAGGGTTGGACCCCAAGTCACGTGCACGTTGTTTTTCTGGTATTGCCGCCGCGGTTTTTGAAATTTCGCAAAGTACAGCGCAGTTCATGTCTCACAAAAAAGCCATCGGCGTGATTTTGGGGCAGACTTCTGCTTTCGAAGGATTGTTGCCTTACTATTACAAAGAAACTTACGAGGTGGCCGCACTTTCGCATTTGCAACTGCACGATGTTAAGGGCTGGGTGGATGCTTTGAAGAAGGACACCAACTTCGTGCTTTTCGCTGAAGACCATCCAGTGACTGGTGAAGTTTATCCATTCGCCGAGGAATTGGATAAATTGCTCAATGAAAAACGCATTTTCTCGTTCCGGGTTTCTCATGCCCATCATCACCACCAAAGTTTTTCTGTTCGTCCTTACACGGTCCGGTTGTGTTCGTACTCGCCGACAGCGGCGGTGGCAGTTACGGGTGAGCGTTTTCGCTC
This genomic interval from Bdellovibrio sp. ArHS contains the following:
- a CDS encoding transglycosylase SLT domain-containing protein codes for the protein MKTGTPLLYKLLLLNLCFTAGWSLGSPVFSTSDLASSEKGLSVPFNIDEPAAPIIEHALDQIDKAKNVQNIMGNVNNVANRNCPDCEQQVTNLRYNQCNRQNDYLEKELQQTTQGSSLLSTLTRSPVRANSIIKPTCMRMSMEAKFSASSKSFRQCSAAGTLSQTFRPCISENYFKLVNNSFDVVSSCMKDFIAPGESEEMQKLDIRAVYALINVESGFHVNAMSGTGAGGIGQFTQPAIQDVNMNELNEVRISLESNPNRVCSKLSLEFLDSMNPIRPQKSYACDRISLKKGNPVTNMIYTYAYLKGVKKDMNTMIFNNKNYRAKFRLSEFDMNKVKRALMVWSHNTGPAGTWTPAKTLLNTYYRNRPVTNADEFINQMQQYMQKFPASANKSSARRKETSSYFPAITKTLNDIEKNAGGGSCVN
- a CDS encoding YiiX/YebB-like N1pC/P60 family cysteine hydrolase; protein product: MKKCLLLGSAFLTLTACQSPFFKSNDIASYRRPANTEELLSGSQKVLSDLNNPQIFNPKTCATFVNQVTDYLFYLPSDHFVPKTPAEVEQLKARGSEAMDTIFQIRVVLHDKLQQFDSRNELSKECITEIREGFQYARFAEEYLLEWLHNQKVFKFEKTPILVNSKPSTWTNPRFADFKLKSGDVMLIRGKSHVSAMIARIGDEEGNFSHLALVGEDKNGKLFVVESLIQYGVIVTPLEQWRKAEDARVALYRQPDEALGKAAARKMYDIAKEALDKKKGIRYDFAMDDDDYSSIFCSEVIRMAYDRASNGQFMVPKYRSGATKFKNTDYLKNMGVAKTSLFAPYDIEVDPRFDFVAEYRWYPLLRQVRAQDAVLQSVYDWMIDKGYEYHWAPQHSVKSYFAKFVRQFGVAADTLPKYMPLGSIKTNVQFEAVAKTLEKNLYAKEAEFYKKNGYLPSFQDMMAMNEEYRYQDCMKEKAFKESGRFPNDRDIGASVDSSNFHFFFYNKSKDCK
- a CDS encoding fatty acid desaturase; protein product: MTKKRIEWPVALFLVLNPLATLILTPIYFYFYGFQLDILLFALIFAAATNLSITAGYHRLFSHKSYDAHPVAKALFLLVGASGFQGSALKWSSDHRRHHTHIDGEKDPYNINNGFWYAHMGWLFFKDSVDQKIHAPDLEKDWMVQFQHKYYVPLAIFMGFAVPTLIGWAMGSALGGFVIAGGLRIALTQQSTFFVNSLCHTLGKQTYSKEISARDSWFVAILTHGEGYHNFHHKFQIDYRNGIKWYQWDPTKWVIKSLNFMGLATKLRQISNAEILKARLQAEAAELTQHGFAEDKLQAMREKILEAQNKMKKLREDYEQFKVDAARKREELKEAYDLKLAEIKREMEIAKLEFQMGMKQWQVCLRSV